The nucleotide window CACaaacagggccagtgagatgatcCAGCGGGTGAGAAACTGCACCAGGCCTTCTTGGCTCAGTGCAAATTCCAGGATTTTCACAGTGGGGAGAACCAACCACCATGTAATTTAGACAGGAACCGttagaaaaaaattgacagtggtggtggtggtgggggattcATTCATGTTTAGAAAACCACAGCAAATTCTAAATAACTCGTGAgtcaaatcttaaaaaagaaaacaataaaaaaatatcaaaaacttaATGAATCTATGCCCGGTGAAAACACAGAGTCACCACGGGTTACGGGAAATATAAGAATAACGAACACTAATGACCCCAACCCAGTTTAATTTAGAGGAGACGGTGGACACAACCCAACCCAAACCTCCACTAAGATAACAAGTTCTTCTTCAGATCCAATAAGCTCTTTCTGGAAAACACAGAGGGACATTTTAGGGTTCATAGGCCGGACGCTGTTTGGCTGTTCAACTCTGTTCTTGTAGCTTAAAGACAACCATTGACATTGCACAAAAAAGCATGGGCTGTTGCAATAGTTTGTTCACAAAAACAGGAGGCAGGCCGGCCTGGCCCACTGACCCTGTCGTGCCGTTCTCAGAGAAAAACTGTCAAATTTCTGGGCAAGGGTGGTAGGTGGGGGAGAGACCGTATAAACTAGCTTAGGTAAAAATTACGAATACCTACGTGCCAGTGTTGGAAGATGACCTGAATCGACATGTTTAGAAAAAACGTAAACTCACCAAATGATTCAAGAAGAAATAGACGACCTTCATAGTCCTACAACTAACTTCTTAAAGCCATCCAAGGAAAACCCAGCACCTCTTTTCAAGTGTCAGGTGCTGCAAACCATGTCCTCTGAGCGGAAGCATGGAGGAAAAGCATCTCTGTGCGCAGCACGCTCTTGTCTGGGAGGGCTCTGGCTCCAAACCGAGCCTGCTGGAATTCTGAGGCCTCTCTGCTCTGGCTTCTTACACTGTGCTGGCACCTGACTGACGCTGGCCTCACTGTTATAGGCCTGGGGCTTGATCTTGGTGATTTCTTAGCAGCCCGGTCTCCACAGTTTTGACAGAACTGTAATCTATGAGCTTCTCCACCCGGCAGCTCTCAGTTCCAGGACCAGCGACAAACGTAGGGCAGGGGAGCCTCGGATGAGCTCATGACGCTAAAGTCCTGAATGCTCTCCTGTCTTACCATTTCCAGTTTCCAGTTTATTTCTCATCATCCCTTGACTCAAGATCTAAAGCACACCGCCCGCCTTCTTTAACCCCTCCTGTCTCCTACTATAGCTCTGGACAGATGAGATCTTCCGCCGGCTGAAATCTCTAGCGCCATATCTGGGCTGTCCCTGTCCTATACCAAGAATGGGAGTGATTGAGTTGCCATTGCCCAGCACCgggtgtgtgtacgtgcatgtgtgtgtgcatgtgtgtgtgtgcgcacgcgcgtggtACCCGCACATACCAACTACCTACTCTGTAACTTTAAAGCTACAGAACAATGCTCTATTGTATAATTCTTCACCATAGAGGACACAGTGCTTTGGGGGaacaaatacaaacatgtttaaaaaaaaaaaagaattctacgGACTTGTTGGGGTTGACATTTCCCCCCTGGCATCGGAGATAGTAGTTTTCACCACTACtaactaaaaatttaaacaaaagcatcaaaaggttttttgttgttgttgtttgtttgtttttttacaaagaaagctTTCAGAACAGACAGATGGAGCCAAGGATGTCACATAGTTCTTGATGTGGAAACCGAAGCTAAACGGGTGGCATTCTTTCATCCTCGATatctataaatattaaaaggcCTTTCTCTGATTTACATAGCTAATATTTTCATAATGCCTGGAAGGCCACAATGGTGCTTCTACCTTCTAGTCTCTCATTAATTTCAGACTTCCAGTGCCCTCCAAGGTCTGAGAGAGCTGGGGAGTTGGAGAAAGCTGGGTTTGTTAACTTCTACCATCTACAGTGTTCtgatagatgcacacacatgagcccCAAGTAACAAGAGCTGTCCAAGGGAAATTCTGAGGCCAGAGGACTTTCCCAAAGCTCCACCCCCATCTCCCATCATCCAGCACTTGACTTTCCCAAAGCTCCACCCCCATCTCCCATCATCCAGCACTTGACTTTCCCAAAGCTCCGCCCCATCTCCCATCACACAACACTTGACTTTCCCAAAGCTCCNNNNNNNNNNNNNNNNNNNNNNNNNNNNNNNNNNNNNNNNNNNNNNNNNNNNNNNNNNNNNNNNNNNNNNNNNNNNNNNNNNNNNNNNNNNNNNNNNNNNGCCCCTTTCTCCCATCATCCAGCACTTGACTTTCCCAAAGCTCCGCCCCTTTCTCCCATCATCCAGCACTTGACTTTCCCAAAGCTCCGCCCTCCTCTCCCAGTACCCAGCACTTGACTTTCCCAAAGCTCCATCCTCATTTCCCATCACACACTTGAATTTCCCAAAGCTCCGCCCTCCTCTCCCATCATACAACACTTGACTTTCCCAAAGCTCCGCCCTCATCTCCCAGCACCAAAGCTCCGCCCTCCTCTCCCAGTACCCAGCACTTGACTTTCCCAAAGCTCTGCCCTcatctcccagcacccactcatCTGCGGCTTAGGATGGCCTCAGGACTTACACACCATGTACACCTATGAAGCAAAGagcaagcaaaaacaaaggcCTTTGCAGCAAAGGCCTAGCAAAAACATGATTCTCTCGAATTGTTTAATTTAAGGAAGGGTGGTTTTCATCGTGAAATTGGTTAGGGTTATTAAAGTAATCTTGTAAAAGTTACTTTGACATGGAGGAAAGTATGGGATTTTTACTCAGCTTTGTGCTTCATCCGTAAAACGTTAAATATCATATAAAAGATTAGGTTAAAGTGCGAAGCTGAAATCCGCGGCACATTTCACCTTTTCCCTGCTAATTACGGCTTTCTAGCTGGATACCTTTATTCATTGACAGGTGATTTAAAAAGGCACTGAAGAGCACCCCAACCCTCCGGCGCATGGGTGCCTGTGAACCAGGAGACAAGGTGACACCCAATAATTGTTTATGCTAATTCCAAAAGAGACCATTCAGATCAAGCCTTTCTCGCCAATCAATTCTGCAGTCATAAACTTCACCAGAGGGTGAAACTGCTGAAAACAAgattaacataaaaaaaaaatcaaccagtgATAGGCATTAAAAGGGtagtgagggggaaaaaaatctcataccCTTTTACATCAACTCATACCATTAAagcagagaataaaattaaatcgATGCAATAAAGACATTCAACATATATAGAATCTGACCAAACAAGAAAATACACGTGAATAAAAGAATCACAAAATTTCTTACTGAGGAATGTAAAAAGATCGATTAAAATAGGGAAAACCATATACTGTACCGCTCATAGGTCCCGTTAGTATAAATATGCCAACTATTATCAGGTCTATTATACAGTAAAACAGTTCTAATCAAAATAacgcatttttttttaaaaaaaaaaagaaacttgataaATGTATCTAGAATTTTGTTTGGAAGGAAACGTATAAAATTACCAAAACCTTAAAAACCAAACCCAGAAAAGCTGTAACACAAGAGGATAGAGGTACTTGTTTTTCTGGGCGGCAGACAGCATCATAGGGCTATCCAGTTTATACAGTCCATGTCGCTGAGGGACACCAAACTCAGTTCGGCCAAACAGGACTAGATCAACAGATACAGCTAAGTAAAACAGCGAATGCCAAAGAAAGAATGGCCGTATGGGAAACAGCATTATATAAGACAAAGGCTTATGTCCATAAACTATATGAAGTTTTCATCAATCTTGGTttgggtctcactatataaccctaGATGTCACACTTTGGTATTTTCAGGGCTGCTCCTCCCCTGAAAGCCATAAGCAAACTCCCTGCAGGAAACAGcagcacgcgcgcgcgcgcgcgcacacacacacacacacacacacacacacacacacacacacacacacacacacacacacacacatatgcaggcactCACAGGCTCACCCACACCCACCCAAAACGTTCCTTACCTCATGCAATGTGAGGTGTTTGCCATCCTTTCTCTTGGAGTCGAACCGTCCATAGATGGCGCTGTACTTTCGAATCTCCTCTTCCTTGTGTGGGTCATCATCGCTCATCTCGAAGATGTGACCAATCATTTTGGCCAACTTCTTATTGTTCTTGAGCAGCTCTTTCACTTCGTTCAAGTCACTTTTGGGCAGCGTGGACGCCATCCGCTCCACACACTCGGCCACAGAGAGCGCGGCGGCAGCATCCAGAGCCTCGCTGCTCTCCTTCGGGGAAGCCGGGGAGCCCAGGTCGGCTGGGGAGAGACTGTGCTCGCTCTCACTGGCGTGGTGTCCTTGCCAGAGCCTGGACTCGCCGACGCTCTGCAGCGCCAAACTTCCCACCTCCGACTTGCCCTGACCCAAGCTCTGCACACACGTGGTGGCGGCGCACTTAGGGATCTTTAGATGGGGTTCCCGGGCGCTGCTGTTCCTTTCGTAACTATTGCAGGATATGCCGAGCCAGGTTGGTGATCCCTCTGGTAATTTATAGATGGGTATGCTACTGACCGGAAGGGAAGTCAGTGGCTGATTGAAAAGGCCAGGGTTTGTAACCCAGTCTCTCAAAGCCTTCTGCAGCCTTCGAACGTGAAGGGGCTTGCTTGCCATGCCCACGAGCGCCATGATTTCCAAAAATTCCTCCTCTCCAGCTTCACAAAGTTGCTGGACGTCATCGCCACCTTGTTGGATGAAGGCATCGaagtaagaaagcaggttggcCTTCTGCAATATTCTGTACAGCTGCAGCTCCCCCAGGGTCCTGGGTAAGGCTGTGGCCATCACTGTGGATGGGCTTAACCTacaaaaagaagggagagaagggctCAGCACGGTTGCTTCGAGCTCCATCATCGGGCTGAGACATTGAGATAGAGATAGGCAACACAGGTGGAAAAAGACGCGACCCATCTGCAGAGCGGTTGATGGTTATGGATGCTATCTCCCGACATGCCTACTTTATCTCACTGTGCACTCGGCTCAGAAAGACAGTTGCCGAACTGACCTATGCTCTCAAAGGAAATGGCGATAAAACACAGACTGGGAACTCAGACCAACGCCTGCCAGGTTTAGCCTACATTCTCAGCTTTATGTTTCCTTCCCTTCATCGTGTAGACATGGTGACgaagataaataaaacaactgccttgcctgttgatagggcagagcttaggtaggcggagaggaccggactgaatgctgggagaaagaagggcggagtcagagagacgccatggagccgtcagagtcagacatgccgaatctttgctggtaagccactgccacgtggcgatatgccaattaatagaaatgggttaaatgaatataagagttagccaattagaagctagagctaatgggccaagcagtgatttaattaatatagtttctgagtggttatttctggtgtaagctagccggaaagaacaagcagccccctcctcctACAAGAAAGTCCACACATAAAAGCATGTATATGCAGTCTTTTCCGTAAGAGGATGGTAGCTTCACAAGGTCTACTGAGTGCTATGCTAACTCACGCCATTTTTTCTTCTCCAGATCATGGGATATAGGAAACAGTTCACAATAACAATAAGGTGAACAGAACATTTTAGTCCTTttatagcaatgagaaaaatgagtatttgttagacaaatataaaaacacaaaaggatcTTGGGACCCAAAAGACTTGACCCTAGATTGTAGTCTTCTGAGGCAATGGTTTTTACAAACCAGCAGTTTTCCAGTCTTACTTTCTCCTGTACTTTACCAAGCCTCCTGGCTCTTGAGAGAAAGTCCTTGCGGACTGGGGGAAGCAGCTCACAATGGAAAGGAGGACGGGGACAAGTGTACATTTCCAAAGCCAAACTAACAGACGAAAGACGGACATACTGCTCAGAATTCCCGCGAGGCTTTCCAGAGACCCACACCCACAGCGGGGAGAAGAGGTTTCTCCCTGAGCTTTCCTGCAGGAAGGCTGCGTCAGTCTCCGTCAAAGCCCGCTGCGATCATTTAAACACCTACGACTTCATAGTTACTTGATTCGATTTAAAACGCCTATGAGACTTTCTGCTTCCACGACATTGGTAACCATCCGATGAAGGTCAAATTAGCTGAATATAAACTTTGCCTGGGTCTCTCCGAG belongs to Microtus ochrogaster isolate Prairie Vole_2 unplaced genomic scaffold, MicOch1.0 UNK8, whole genome shotgun sequence and includes:
- the Nab1 gene encoding NGFI-A-binding protein 1, which encodes MATALPRTLGELQLYRILQKANLLSYFDAFIQQGGDDVQQLCEAGEEEFLEIMALVGMASKPLHVRRLQKALRDWVTNPGLFNQPLTSLPVSSIPIYKLPEGSPTWLGISCNSYERNSSAREPHLKIPKCAATTCVQSLGQGKSEVGSLALQSVGESRLWQGHHASESEHSLSPADLGSPASPKESSEALDAAAALSVAECVERMASTLPKSDLNEVKELLKNNKKLAKMIGHIFEMSDDDPHKEEEIRKYSAIYGRFDSKRKDGKHLTLHEKELIGSEEELVILVESMGTPKGHQGDRLTEMQRQGFLCAHYKPAGTSSARSSRKRRLKCGEREELSPKRIKVEDGFPDFQESVQTLFQQARAKSEELAALSTQQAEKGMAKQMELLCAQAGYERLQQERRLAAGLYRQSSGEHSPDGLPSDGSDGQGERPLNLRMPNVQNRQPHHFVVDGELSRLYSSEGKSHSSESLGILKDYPHSAFPMEKKTIKTEPEDPR